Proteins from one Impatiens glandulifera chromosome 2, dImpGla2.1, whole genome shotgun sequence genomic window:
- the LOC124925726 gene encoding calcium-dependent protein kinase 26, protein MGNSCRGSFGEKNIQGYNLPEEQPVSKRNNTTSHSNYSPTSSPSQTKQFISRDFSPNFTFSDMKRCTDNQSYYVLGHKTPNIRDIYTLGRKLGQGQFGTTYLCTEISTGVEYACKSISKRKLISKDDVDDVRREIQIMHHLAGHTNIVTIKGAYEDPLYVHIVMELCAGGELFDRIIQRGHYSERRAAQLTKIIAGVVQACHSLGVMHRDLKPENFLLVNRDDDFNLKAIDFGLSVFFKPGQVFKDVVGSPYYVAPEVLLKHYGPEADVWTAGVILYILLSGVPPFWAETQQGIFDAVLKGHIDFESDPWPLISESAKDLIRGTLCSKPSQRLTAHQVLCHPWICENGVAPDRALDPAVLSRLKQFSAMNKLKKMALRVIAERLSEEEIAGLREMFISMDTDNSGAITFDELKAGLRRYGSTLKDTEIRDLMDAADVDNSGTIDYGEFIAATIHLNKLEREEHLMAAFGYFDKDGSGYITVDELQHACIEHNMTDVFLEDIIKEVDQDNDGKIDYQEFVAMMQKGNAGGVGRRTMRNSLNISMTDAPGAH, encoded by the exons ATGGGAAACTCATGCCGGGGATCTTTTGGAGAGAAGAATATCCAGGGCTACAATCTGCCCGAAGAACAACCCGTTTCCAAACGCAACAATACCACTAGCCACTCAAACTATTCTCCTACCAGCTCGCCCAGTCAAACCAAGCAATTCATTTCTCGAGACTTCTCCCCCAATTTCACCTTTTCTGATATGAAGCGTTGCACCGACAACCAGTCTTATTACGTTCTTGGTCACAAAACCCCCAACATTCGTGACATTTACACCCTAGGTCGTAAACTAGGTCAGGGTCAATTCGGCACCACTTATTTATGCACCGAGATTTCAACAGGGGTCGAATATGCGTGTAAATCTATTTCTAAGAGGAAACTGATTTCAAAAGACGACGTCGACGATGTGAGGAGGGAGATTCAGATCATGCACCACTTAGCGGGTCACACGAACATCGTTACCATTAAGGGCGCTTATGAGGATCCTCTGTATGTTCATATCGTAATGGAGCTTTGTGCTGGGGGTGAATTGTTTGACCGTATTATTCAAAGGGGACATTACAGCGAGAGAAGAGCGGCTCAATTGACCAAGATTATTGCTGGGGTTGTCCAGGCATGCCACTCGCTTGGAGTTATGCATAGAGATCTCAAGCCTGAAAACTTTCTTCTCGTTAACAGGGATGATGACTTTAATCTCAAAGCCATCGATTTTGGACTTTCCGTTTTCTTTAAGCCAG GTCAAGTTTTTAAGGATGTTGTTGGAAGTCCATACTATGTTGCTCCAGAGGTACTCTTGAAACACTATGGACCAGAAGCAGATGTCTGGACTGCAGGAGTTATACTTTACATACTACTAAGTGGTGTACCACCATTCTGGGCTG AAACACAACAGGGAATATTTGACGCAGTTCTGAAAGGGCACATTGACTTTGAGTCTGACCCGTGGCCTCTCATATCTGAAAGTGCAAAGGATTTAATAAGAGGGACCCTATGCTCCAAACCATCTCAACGGTTAACTGCACATCAAGTTCTAT GTCATCCTTGGATCTGTGAAAATGGAGTTGCCCCTGATAGAGCCTTGGATCCTGCTGTGCTTTCTCGTCTCAAGCAATTCTCTGCAATGAATAAGCTAAAGAAGATGGCTTTACGT GTTATTGCTGAACGTCTGTCAGAAGAAGAGATTGCTGGTTTGAGAGAGATGTTTATATCAATGGATACTGATAATAGTGGTGCCATCACATTTGACGAACTTAAGGCTGGATTAAGAAGATATGGATCAACCTTAAAGGACACAGAAATCCGTGACCTAATGGATGCA GCTGATGTAGACAACAGCGGAACAATTGACTATGGAGAATTCATAGCAGCAACAATTCATCTGAACAAATTGGAGCGTGAGGAGCATCTGATGGCTGCATTTGGATATTTTGACAAGGATGGGAGTGGTTATATTACAGTTGATGAGCTTCAACATGCTTGTATAGAGCATAACATGACTGATGTTTTTTTGGAGGATATTATCAAAGAAGTTGATCAAGACAAT GATGGGAAAATTGATTATCAGGAATTTGTTGCGATGATGCAAAAGGGGAATGCTGGAGGAGTTGGAAGAAGAACAATGAGAAACAGTCTAAATATTAGCATGACAGATGCACCTGGAGCTCATTAG